One Intestinimonas butyriciproducens genomic window, ATTTCATCGGGCACCTCCAGACCAACAAGGTAAAGTATGTGGTGGGCCGGGTGGACCTCATCGAGTCGGTGGACTCCCCGCGCCTGCTGGAGGCGGTGGACAGGCAGGCCGAGAAGCTGGGCATCGTCCAGGATATCCTCCTGGAGGTGAACATCGGCCGAGAGGAGAGCAAGGGGGGCTGTATGCCCGAGGATATCCCGGCCCTGGCCCGGCTGGCCCTCCAGGCGGAGCATGTCCGGCTGCGGGGACTGATGTGCATCCCCCCTGTCGCGGAGGGTCCCGGCGGGAACAGACCCTTTTTTCAGGAGACACACCAGCTTTTTGTTGACATAAGAAACAAAATAGAGGATAATAAGTCCGATATCAATTGCCTGTCCATGGGTATGAGCGGCGACTACGAGGACGCGGTCCGGGAGGGGGCCACCCTGGTGCGGGTGGGCACCGCCTTGTTCGGGCCCCGCCCGCCTCTGCACCGTCCCGAGTGAGCCCTTACGACACGAAAGGATGTACATCATATGGGATTCATTGACGAGATCAAGCGGCTGGCCCGCCCCTATGAGGATGAGGAAGACGAGGAGGAGTTCGACGACTTCGAGCCCCCCGTCTCCCGTGTGGAGCGCAAGGAGAAGGCCCGGGATGCCCGGGAGTCCACCGGCACGCTCTATTCCGCGGACCCTGAGCCCCGCCGCAGCAACAAGGTGGTCAACATCCACACCACCACCCAGCTTCAGGTGGTGCTGGTAAAGCCCGACCGCTTTGAGAACGCGGCGGAGATCGCCGACCACCTGCGGGAGAAGCGCACGGTGGTGCTCAATCTGGAGCAGACCAACAAGGATATTGCCCGCCGTCTGCTGGACTTTCTCTCCGGCGTGGCCTATGCCAACGAGGGGAAGATCAAAAAGGTTGCCATTTCCACCTATATCATCACGCCCTATAATGTGGATATCCTGGGCGACCTGATCGACGAGCTGGAGAACAACGGATTGTATTTCTGAGAAGGGCGGAGGCCGCGAGCAGGGCAAATAAGACCGAGCGGAGGCAAAAAACAGGTGCGCGGAGCGTACGGCATTTTTGCGAAGCGGCAGGCTTATTTGCCCGAATGCGAGCGAGCCGCAGCGTGAGAGAAGCGCGGAGCGCACGGGAACAGGCACACAGAGGGCCGCCCAAGGGGGCCCCGTAAAGCCGCAAGGCTTTGTGGGGAGAGGAGGAAGAACGGAGCGCAGCGGATGCCGGACGCAAGACCGGCGGAGCAGAGCGGAGTTTCTTCCGACGACGAAGCGCGGAGGCGCAAAGAGCGGTTTGCGCTCCGCCACACTTGTCCGATCACCTTTTACAGATAGAGAAATGAGGGATTACCATGCTGACGCCTCAGGAGGTCTCTGAGCACGCCTTTGCAAAAGCCGGTTTCGGCGGCTACAATATGGCCATGGTGGACGAGTTCTTGGATCAGTTGACCGAGGACTATACCACCCTGTATAAGGAAAATGCGGCGCTTAAGAGCAAGATGAAGGTGCTGGTGGACAAGGTGGAGGAATACCGCTCCACCGAGGACGCCATGCGTAAGACACTGCTCACCGCCCAGAAGATGGCGGACGACATGGTGAAGGAGGCCGAGGAAAAGCGGGCCTCCCTGGTGTCTCACGCGGAGGAGGAGGCCCGGAAACGGGTGAGCGGCCTCCGCCAGGAGGTGGAGGCGGAGCAGCTCCGCCTCACCGCCGCCCAGAACGCCACCGCGGCCTATGTGGCCAAGCTCAAGGAGCTCTACCAGCATGAGTTGGACTATATGAACAGCCTCTCTCAGCTTACGCCGTCCGCGCCCAAGGCGCCCGATCCGGTGGTGACCGCGGTGCAGGACATCGAGGCCTCGGTGCAGCGCATCGTGGAGGAAGAACAGGAGGACCTGGAGGACACCAAGGAGTTGCCCACGGAGGAGCTGGACGCCGAGATCTCAGAGGAGAAGCCAGGCGGTCTGTACGGTGAACTGACCGCCACCTTCCTGGACCGGGATGGCGAGACCGAGCGGAAGATGAAGGTAAACCCGGAGCGCCGGGCGGCCGACCGGGCGGAGGGCGCGCCTTCCGCGGAGGAGCCCACCAAGCGCCTGAACATCGATTTGGAGCATCTTCAGTTCGGGAAAGATTACGAAATCAAGTAAACCCCCTTGACAAAGAGGGCGGAAGCGGATAAAATGCACTGGCAATAGGAAAAACGCGTGGAAAAGGACGAGTAGCGCCCCTGTAACCGTACAGAGAGCCGCCGTTTGGGTGAGAGGCGGACGGAGAAGGGGTGGGAAGATCACCTTGGAGCGTTCCGCTGAAGGAGGAGTAGGCGGCTACGGTTGGCCCCGTTACCGGCCATGCGAGGGGCCGCGGCATGTCCGCGGCAAGAAGAGTGGTACCGCAGAGGCTTTCAACGCCTTTGTCTCTTTTTGGAGAGACAAAGGCGTTTTTTCGTGCGCGTCCCCATACCGAGAAGCAGAACAGAAGAGAAAAGGAGAACGCAAGACATGGACTATAATAAGACCGTCAACCTGCCCCAGACCGATTTCCCCATGCGGGCGGGGCTCCCCAGGCGCGAGCCAGAGATGCTCCAGGCGATGTATGACAAGGACCTCTACCACAAGATGGTCGCCCGTAACGACGGGAAACCCCTCTTCGTCCTCCACGACGGGCCTCCCTACGCCAACGGAAACATCCACATCGGTACCGCGCTGAACAAGATCCTCAAGGATATCATCGTCAAAGAGAAAAACATGACGGGCTACTGCTCCCCCTATGTCCCCGGCTGGGACACCCACGGCCTGCCCATCGAATCCGCCATCCTGAAAAACAAAAAGGTGAAGCGGGATGCGCTCACCACCTCCGAGTTTCGGGAGAAGTGCAAGGAGTACGCCCTTGATTTTGTGGACAAGCAGCGGGAGCAGTTCAAGCGCCTGGGCGTGCTGGGAGAGTGGGACGATCCCTACCTCACGCTGAAGCCCCATTTTGAAGCCAAGCAGGTGAAGGTGTTTGGCGAGATGGCCAAAAAGGGCTTTATCTATAAGGGGATGAAGCCGGTGTACTGGTGCCCCCATGACCAGACCGCCCTGGCCGAGGCCGAGATCGAGTATGCCGACGACCCCTGCACCACCATCTTCGTGAAGTTCCCTGTCCGCGACGACAAGGGAATGCTGGCCCAATACTGCGACCTCTCCAAGCTCTTCTTCGTCATCTGGACCACCACGCCCTGGACCATCCCGGGCAATATGGCCATCTGCCTCAACGCCGAGCTGGACTATGTGCTGCTGGAGGTTCCCTCCGGAGAAGTCTATGTCCTGGCCCAGACCCTGGCCGAGGGCGTATGCAAGGCTGCGGGCATTGATTTCGGCGCCTGCAAGGTGCTGGCCACCCTCAAGGGCGCCGCGTTCGAGCTCATGACCGCCGCTCACCCGCTTTTCGACCGGGACTCCGTGATCCTCAACGGTGAGCACGTCACCCTGGACGCCGGCACCGGCTGCGTGCACACCGCCCCCGGCTTCGGCGCGGAGGACTTCCAGATCTGCCAGCAGTACGACAAGGCGGGCCTCACCCACATCGGCGTGCCCGTGCCGGTGAACGCCAAGGGCGTTATGACCGACGAGCGGTACAACGGACAGTTCTACGCCGTGGGCAACGACATGGTGGTGGAGGATCTGGGCGCCTGCGGGGCGCTGCTTGCCAGCGAGAAGATTACCCACTCCTACCCCCACTGCTGGCGCTGCAAGCACCCCATCATCTACCGCGCCACAGAGCAGTGGTTCTGCTCCGTGGACGCCATCAAGGACGCGGCGGTGAAGGCCTGCGACGCCATCCAGTGGAAGCCCGACTGGGGCAAAGACCGCATGACCTCCATGATCACCGAGCGCAACGACTGGTGCATCAGCCGCCAGCGGGTCTGGGGCGTGCCCATCCCCATCTTCTACTGCGACGCCTGCGGCGCGGATATCGTCACCCCTGAGACCATCGACCACGTCTCCGAGCTGTTCCGGGCGCACGGGTCCAACGTCTGGTTCGACCGGGAGGCCGAAGAGCTGCTCCCCGACGGATTCAAATGTCCCAAGTGCGGCCACACCCATTTTACCAAGGAGACCGACATCATGGATGTGTGGTTCGACTCCGGCTCCACCCACGCCGCCGTCCTGGACGAGCGCCCCTATCTCCACTTCCCCGCCGACATCTATCTGGAGGGCGGCGACCAGTACCGCGGCTGGTTCCAATCCTCTATGCTCACCAGCATCGCCGCCAAGGGCGTGGCGCCCTACCGGCAGATCATCACCCACGGCTGGACCGTGGACGGCGAGGGCCGGGCCATGCACAAGTCCCTGGGCAACGCCGTGGCGCCCGAAGAGATCATCAAGGACTACGGCGCGGACATGCTCCGGCTGTGGGTGGCCTCCGCCGACTACACCCAGGATATGCGCATCTCCAAGGACATCATGAAGCAGCTCTCCGAGGCCTACCTCAAGATCCGCAATACCGCCCGGTATATGCTGGGCAACCTGGCGGGCTTTGATCCGGACAGGGATCAGGTGCCCTACGCCCAGATGCAGGCGCTGGACCGGTACGCCCTCTCCCGCTACAACGAGCTGGTAAAGACCGTCCGCGCCGCCTATGACCGGTATGAGTTCCATGCCGTCTACCGCGCGGTTTACAATTTCTGCGTCATCGATCTGTCCAACCTGTACCTGGATGTCATCAAGGACCGTCTCTACTGCGAGGGGGCCTCCTCCCCGGAGCGCCGCTCCGCCCAGACCGCCCTGTATGTCATTCTGGACGGCATGACCCGGCTCATCGCCCCCATCCTGGCCTTTACCTCCGACGAGATCTGGGCCGCCATGCCCCACGCCGCCTCCGACAACGGCGAGAGCGTCCTGCTCAACGACATGCCCGACGCTTCGCCGGCCCTGGCGCTGGACGAGTCCGCCGCCGGGCGCTGGGACAAGCTCATCTCTCTCCGCGACGCCGTGAACAAAGCCCTGGAAAACGCCCGCAAGGCCGGCGTACTCAAGAAGAACCAGGACGCTGAGATCCGGCTCTGGGTTTCGGAGGAGGACGCCGCCTTCCTGAAGGACGTGGATCTGGCCACGCTGTGCATCGTCTCGAAGATGGAGGTCCTCACCGGCGACGGCGAGGGAGAGACGGCGGAGGACTGCCTAGTGCCCGCCACCATCGCTGTGACCCTGTCCGACGCCCCCAAGTGCGTCCGCTGCTGGAACCACAACGGGCATGTGGGCGAGGATCACGACCACGCCGAGCTGTGCCCCCGCTGTGCCGCAGTGGTGAGAGCCCTGTAAGTTCCCGGCCGGATAGACCAAACCGCCGCGGGGAGAATAAGAGAATAAGAGCGGCCCGCCTGATAAGAGGCGGGCCGCTTCTTCGTACAAGGGGAGCGATCTGTGGGATCGCTGCTACCGCTCCAGCAGCTCTTTGGCGGAAATGCCCGGCTCGGTCATGGAGTAGGGGTCCAAAATTTTTTCAAGGGTCTCCTCATCCAGAACGCCCTCCTCCAGGATGAGATCCTTCACGGAGCCGCCGGTCTCAATGGCCCGTTTGGCCAGGTCGGCCGCCGCCTCGTAGCCGATATGGGGGCACAGGGCCGTGATGATGCCCACGCTGTTGTCCACCATGGCCTTGCACCGCGCGGCGTTGGCCGTGATCCCCACGATGCAGTTGTCCACCAGTGTATGTACCGCGTAGGTCAGGGTCTCCACCGACTGGATGAGATGATAAAAGATAATGGGCTCAAAGGCGTTGAGCTCCAACTGTCCGGCCTCCGCCGCCATGGTCACGGTCATGTCTCCGCCAATGATATGGAAGGCCACCTGATTGACCACCTCCGGGATCACCGGGTTTACCTTGCCCGGCATGATGGAGGAGCCGTTCTGGCGGGGCGGCAGGTTGATCTCATTGAAGCCGCAGCGGGGGCCCGAGGAGAGCAGCCTGAGGTCGTTGCACATCTTGGAGAGATTGACCGCACAGGTCTTTACCGCGCCGGAGACAGCCACAAATTCGTCCAGATTCTGGGTGGCGTCAATGAGGTCAAAGGCCTGGATGAGCCGCAGGCCCGTGACCTTGGAGAGATTGGGCACGATGCGGCGGAGGTACTGTTCGTCGGCGTTGATGCCGGTGCCGATGGCGGTGCCGCCCATATTGAGGCAGCGCATCTCATCCTGCGCCCGCTCCAGGCGGACGATGTCCCGGCGGATGGCCTCACTGTAGGCGCGGAATTCCTGCCCCAGACGGATGGGGACCGCGTCCTGCATCTGGGTGCGTCCCATCTTGATCACCCCGTCGAACTCCTCCGCCTTCTGGGTGAGGGCGGCATACAGCCGCTCCAACTGGATCTGAGCACGGATGAGGAGCTTGAGCACTGCCATCTTTCCCGCAGAGGGAAAAACATCGTTGGTGGACTGCCCATAGTTCACATGATCATTGGGATTCACCAGGGCGTAGTCCCCCTTTTCCCCTCCCAGCAGCTCGATGGCCCGGTTGGCGATGACCTCGTTGGCGTTCATGTTGAGACTGGTGCCCGCGCCCCCCTGGATGGGATCCACGATGAAGGCCTCGTGGAGCTTGCCCGCCGCAATCTCGTCACAGGCGCGGACGATGGCGTCCGCCACCCGTTTGTCCAGCAGGCCGATCTCATAGTTGGTGATAGCCGATGCCTTTTTGATCTCGGCAATGGAGTTGATGATCTCCGGGTGCATGGTCAGCCCCGTGATGTGAAAGTTTTCCGCCGCCCGCAGGGACTGTACGCCGTAATACACGTCCTTGGGCACAGACCGCTCTCCAATGGAGTCGTGCTCGGAACGATAGACCGTCTTGACCGCCGCCATAAAAATCCCTCCATGAAATTATAGTTTCATTTTCGAGATTTATTATAGCATGTGTTCCAACATTTGCAAGCATATTTGCAATAAATATTTCAAATGACGGATAACTTGTAAAAATAGCCCCGCCGGATTCCGGCGGGGCTGCTGCAAAAGACGAGGGGCGGGCGGGGCGGAACGGAACTGTGTAAACAGACCCTAGCGGTCGCCTGCCCGAAGGGCGCGCATGGCGTTGAGAATGGCGATGACGGACACCCCCACGTCGGCAAAGACGGCCTCCCACATGTTGGCCATGCCCAGGGCGCCCAGGGCCAGCACCAGCAGCTTCACCCCCAGGGCGAACACGATGTTTTGACGGACAATGCGCAGCGTCTGCTTGGAGATGCGGATGGCGGCGGCGATTTTGGAGGGCTTGTCGTCCATGAGCACGATATCGGCGGCCTCGATGGCGGCGTCGGAGCCCAGGCCGCCCATGGCGATGCCCAGGTCCGCCCTGCTGAGCACGGGAGCGTCGTTAATGCCGTCGCCTACGAAGGCCAGCTTTCCCCTGCCGGTCTTTTCCTTCAGCAGGGCCTCCACACGCTCTACCTTGCCGGCGGGCAGAAGCTGGGTGTGGACCTCATCCAGGCCCAGCCGGGCGGCCACATCCTCGCCCACCGCCCTGGTGTCTCCGGTGAGCATGACAGTCTTGCGGACACCCATGGCCTTGAGGGCGGAGATGGCCTGGACGGCGTCTTCCTTCACCTCGTCGGAGATGACGATGTGTCCCAGATACCGGCCCTCCGACGCCACGTGGACCGTGGTGCCGACCCGGTGGCAGGGGTGCCATTCCACGCCCACGCGCTCCATGAGCTTGTCATTGCCCACGGCCACCGGGATCCCGTCCACCTCGGCCCTCACGCCATGGCCCGCGATCTCCTCCACGTCCGTGACCCGGCCCGCGTCGATTTCCCTGCCGTAGGCCTCCCGCAGGGATCTGGAGATGGGGTGGTCGGAATAGCTCTCCGCTAGGGCGGCCAGCTCCAGCAGCCGTTCCTCCGAGCATTCACCGGGGTGGATGGCGGTGACATTGAATACGCCCTTGGTAAGCGTGCCCGTCTTGTCAAAGACCACGATCTCCGTGTCGGCGAGCACCTCCAGATAGTTGCCGCCCTTGACCAGAATGCCCGCCCGGGAGGCGCCGCCGATGCCGCCGAAGAAGGAGAGCGGCACCGAGATGACCAGGGCGCAGGGGCAGG contains:
- a CDS encoding YggS family pyridoxal phosphate-dependent enzyme — encoded protein: MSPLAENIAKVKEAIVRAAREAGRDPAEVTLVAATKVQTSDTIRAAIAAGVTVCGENRVQELTGHLDDYAYDGARVHFIGHLQTNKVKYVVGRVDLIESVDSPRLLEAVDRQAEKLGIVQDILLEVNIGREESKGGCMPEDIPALARLALQAEHVRLRGLMCIPPVAEGPGGNRPFFQETHQLFVDIRNKIEDNKSDINCLSMGMSGDYEDAVREGATLVRVGTALFGPRPPLHRPE
- a CDS encoding cell division protein SepF; the encoded protein is MGFIDEIKRLARPYEDEEDEEEFDDFEPPVSRVERKEKARDARESTGTLYSADPEPRRSNKVVNIHTTTQLQVVLVKPDRFENAAEIADHLREKRTVVLNLEQTNKDIARRLLDFLSGVAYANEGKIKKVAISTYIITPYNVDILGDLIDELENNGLYF
- a CDS encoding DivIVA domain-containing protein, encoding MLTPQEVSEHAFAKAGFGGYNMAMVDEFLDQLTEDYTTLYKENAALKSKMKVLVDKVEEYRSTEDAMRKTLLTAQKMADDMVKEAEEKRASLVSHAEEEARKRVSGLRQEVEAEQLRLTAAQNATAAYVAKLKELYQHELDYMNSLSQLTPSAPKAPDPVVTAVQDIEASVQRIVEEEQEDLEDTKELPTEELDAEISEEKPGGLYGELTATFLDRDGETERKMKVNPERRAADRAEGAPSAEEPTKRLNIDLEHLQFGKDYEIK
- the ileS gene encoding isoleucine--tRNA ligase, with translation MDYNKTVNLPQTDFPMRAGLPRREPEMLQAMYDKDLYHKMVARNDGKPLFVLHDGPPYANGNIHIGTALNKILKDIIVKEKNMTGYCSPYVPGWDTHGLPIESAILKNKKVKRDALTTSEFREKCKEYALDFVDKQREQFKRLGVLGEWDDPYLTLKPHFEAKQVKVFGEMAKKGFIYKGMKPVYWCPHDQTALAEAEIEYADDPCTTIFVKFPVRDDKGMLAQYCDLSKLFFVIWTTTPWTIPGNMAICLNAELDYVLLEVPSGEVYVLAQTLAEGVCKAAGIDFGACKVLATLKGAAFELMTAAHPLFDRDSVILNGEHVTLDAGTGCVHTAPGFGAEDFQICQQYDKAGLTHIGVPVPVNAKGVMTDERYNGQFYAVGNDMVVEDLGACGALLASEKITHSYPHCWRCKHPIIYRATEQWFCSVDAIKDAAVKACDAIQWKPDWGKDRMTSMITERNDWCISRQRVWGVPIPIFYCDACGADIVTPETIDHVSELFRAHGSNVWFDREAEELLPDGFKCPKCGHTHFTKETDIMDVWFDSGSTHAAVLDERPYLHFPADIYLEGGDQYRGWFQSSMLTSIAAKGVAPYRQIITHGWTVDGEGRAMHKSLGNAVAPEEIIKDYGADMLRLWVASADYTQDMRISKDIMKQLSEAYLKIRNTARYMLGNLAGFDPDRDQVPYAQMQALDRYALSRYNELVKTVRAAYDRYEFHAVYRAVYNFCVIDLSNLYLDVIKDRLYCEGASSPERRSAQTALYVILDGMTRLIAPILAFTSDEIWAAMPHAASDNGESVLLNDMPDASPALALDESAAGRWDKLISLRDAVNKALENARKAGVLKKNQDAEIRLWVSEEDAAFLKDVDLATLCIVSKMEVLTGDGEGETAEDCLVPATIAVTLSDAPKCVRCWNHNGHVGEDHDHAELCPRCAAVVRAL
- a CDS encoding aspartate ammonia-lyase, whose amino-acid sequence is MAAVKTVYRSEHDSIGERSVPKDVYYGVQSLRAAENFHITGLTMHPEIINSIAEIKKASAITNYEIGLLDKRVADAIVRACDEIAAGKLHEAFIVDPIQGGAGTSLNMNANEVIANRAIELLGGEKGDYALVNPNDHVNYGQSTNDVFPSAGKMAVLKLLIRAQIQLERLYAALTQKAEEFDGVIKMGRTQMQDAVPIRLGQEFRAYSEAIRRDIVRLERAQDEMRCLNMGGTAIGTGINADEQYLRRIVPNLSKVTGLRLIQAFDLIDATQNLDEFVAVSGAVKTCAVNLSKMCNDLRLLSSGPRCGFNEINLPPRQNGSSIMPGKVNPVIPEVVNQVAFHIIGGDMTVTMAAEAGQLELNAFEPIIFYHLIQSVETLTYAVHTLVDNCIVGITANAARCKAMVDNSVGIITALCPHIGYEAAADLAKRAIETGGSVKDLILEEGVLDEETLEKILDPYSMTEPGISAKELLER
- a CDS encoding heavy metal translocating P-type ATPase, with protein sequence MSKKQKQTLWRILASAVLLAAAVLLPLEGWFRLCAFLVPYAVIGWDVLWRAARNISHGQVFDENFLMALATLGAFCIGEYPEAVFVMLFYQVGELFQSYAVGKSRQSITALMDIRPDYANIERGGELVQVDPDEVSVGDTIVIKAGERVPLDGVVLEGKSTLDTAALTGESLPREAEPGDDVISGCVNLSGLLKVRVTKAFEESTVAKILDLVENSSSKKARAENFITKFARYYTPVVVIAAVLLAVVPPLLGLMHWTESLNRALIFLVISCPCALVISVPLSFFGGIGGASRAGILVKGGNYLEVLADTEIVVFDKTGTLTKGVFNVTAIHPGECSEERLLELAALAESYSDHPISRSLREAYGREIDAGRVTDVEEIAGHGVRAEVDGIPVAVGNDKLMERVGVEWHPCHRVGTTVHVASEGRYLGHIVISDEVKEDAVQAISALKAMGVRKTVMLTGDTRAVGEDVAARLGLDEVHTQLLPAGKVERVEALLKEKTGRGKLAFVGDGINDAPVLSRADLGIAMGGLGSDAAIEAADIVLMDDKPSKIAAAIRISKQTLRIVRQNIVFALGVKLLVLALGALGMANMWEAVFADVGVSVIAILNAMRALRAGDR